The genomic stretch tttttcttcttctcttacttCTACAtcttcatttatctttttcatcgatgtatccttatttattatccaatcgttttcttctatcgtcatttctttctttatgaaGGACTTTAATGGTAATGTATCTTTGGTTGTTTCTTCAACATCTTCGTCTTTTCCCAATAAGTTTTCACAtctggaataaaaataaaagttgcgTGGGTCAGtcgattaacgataatgatatcttttttttttctttttctcttgatcGTTTATAATTCTGGATGGTCAAACTCAACATTGGGATGATCATtaaggatatatataatttttttaaggaTATGATTAGGGAacataactttttttcttacgttttaatttatatatatatatatatatatatatatatatatatatatatataaatatatgtatgtatatatcttctttcttctcctttttttttatgactttATCGTACTCGCTGTTGTCACCATTTGGACACATAGTATTCTTTGAACTATTAACTTTATCAAAAGTTACAATGTAAAACCTTTTATTTAGATTAAATTTAcagtcttttttttatcaattacatCAGTCGATACTCGTTTTACTTTTAGAATTTCGAACTTTCATTTCGATGTTGTATCGAGTTTCACGAGTTAACTTCCTTTTATTACATAGTCTAAatctgaaaatataattattactttattacaaaagttttatcgaattgaaatatatacaacAAAAACTTACCTGATTACAACGAGTAATACTAATTGGGATAGAGATAATGAGATTAGAGGTTtcgaaatcgaagaaaaacatatagatatgtatatatatatatttttttttgataattcgCTCATAACTTCTATTGATTACAAAACATATCATAGATTCTTTTTACTTGTAGAAAAAGCACCATAAgggtaaatataattatctaatatcataataatattttctaatataatgcATTCGAGTAAAAAAAGCAATATGCATCAAACgagtatttataaaatattatttaaaagatcgTTTCAATAGAAGGCCGTTATCAAATCACataataacgaagaatatatataaaaaaaaatggagtgggatgagaaaagtaaatatttaaagaacacaaattttttttataaaatttgtgaCTTATAATATCTACATTAGATgcataatgtatgtatatacaaaatgatatatatgtatatatgtatataaataaagcaCCATACAAAgtaattgtaatttttcattcattttaagTATGATTCTTTTGTATTACGattctaattatttacattgatctaatgatttaattgaatattttgtaaaaaaatttattttatgttggTAGTAAAGAAACCGAACTTGTCAACGTATTTCCTGTGTTTcaacaataaaattgaatgtaCTTTTTTAATATGGCACAATGTAATCAACAATATAATCAGAAACTTCATTATCTTATCTAAAGTTTACTTccataaattgttattttgtttaaatataatttaactaATAAATCAAACTttgtcaaaaatatataataataatactaataataataataataataataataataataataataataataataataataataataataataataataataacaataataataataataataaacagtGCCTTTTAATACACAAATCTAATTAGTTGCGATAAGCcgattataaacgatataatatgGACGGTAAGAGAAACCGTTCGTCGTGCTAACATATTACAACATTTTACATTAACAATTTGCACAACATTCATGAGTGAAGCAGAGtctcttattatttaaaaatacatactACTAATTCGATATTGTTTCTttggttttattatttattctcattgtGCGACTTCATGTGCGAATTTAATGATCCTTGTTGAGTGAATCTCTTCTGACAGACTTTACATTCGTAAGGTTTTTCTCCTGTGTGCGTTCTCAAATGTACAACGAGATATTTCCTAACACTAAATGCTTTTCCACATACTTCGCAAACATGCGGCTTTTCACCGGAATGTATTCGCATGTGAATTTGCAAATAGGTTTTACTCGATACCGATTTTCCACATATCTCACATGTTATTTGATTTTCGCCACTGTGGATCTTCAGATGTACCTTCAAAGCTGCCTTCCAATAACTTTCAAAATTGCAAATATTACACTTGTGTTTCTCCCGTTGACCATGGGACTTGATGTGCATATTCAAATAAGCCGCACTAGCATAAGGagtattacaaattttacaaATGAATGGTTTCTCACCGGTATGAGTTAACAAATGTCTCTCTAACGTTTGATTTGTGTAAAATCCTTTACCACAAATCTCACAATGAGTTACGTATTCCTGattgtgtttctttttgtgCAAACGCAAATCGTATCCCGATACTTTGGAGACACCACATATATCACAAGTGAAACGTTTGTTGTGTTGTTTCAAATGTGTCTTCAAAAATTCTTCGGTTTTAAAACATTTACCACAGAGAGCACACTGATATGGTTTTTCCTGTTGATGAGCCTTAATCATATGTTTATGTAACTTCTTCTCGTTAAGAAATACCCTACCACATTCTTCGCAACGATTATCGTACTCCATACTTTCTTCGGATTTATTCTCATGCTCGTATTTGTGCTTGTGAAGTTGAAACTTCTTTCGGAATTTCTTACCACAAACGTCACATTGATAAATGGtcgaatattttcgatttgaTGAACACTTACTATGATAACGTGTAtccctttcgtttctttgtaTATCCGATttgcaatatatttttcttgttttcgttGAATATCTCAAAGGATCGTTCATCataatttcttcgttttcaaTATTCTCCAATTCATCGTTTTCGTGTTTAGATAGTTCCATTGTACATCCACCGTGTTTTGTCCTGTTGCACCTGCAATAGATAATATACGTCAACATATGtggtgaataaaaaaaaaataaagagggaAAAGTCGACATGTTCTTgttcaaaatttcttttttttctccctgcCGTTCgttttctctgtctgtttcttcCAATAACGATTTAGATTCTCAAAGCAGGCATCTAGAGATAATAGATGTTTCTTTCTGACAtgtattttaatgaataaataacacCACCTTTCTTGATGATCGACATTAGAAAGTAAACTTGTACTTATAGCTGAAATCTTTTTCAAGAGTTGATACGTCTCCTCTGttacgaattaaaattaagaaataaaaaattaaaaaataaaaaacaaaaaaaaagaaaagaaaaaaagaacaaaataacaCTTATACACCAACCTTTTGAAAACGTTATCAGAATTTGTTTCTTTGCACTTTGTCCTTTACAATAGCGTAtcgttaaaatgaaatattaatacgaaatCATTTATGGATTataaataacgtttataatttattcgagactgctatcaatattattaaactatttACAAGGTCTATCGACTAggatttacaaatataaatgatgaaacttcttcttttttttcctgaatagaccatagaaaaatatgtttataatttaaGTATGATAATTGGTCGGTGTTTTTAATTAAGTCCatgtatttatacaaatacacGATGAATACTTTGTTTACTTTACttcgaattataattaaatgtgtataaatgaaatatcttttgtttaaatattgtaaGATCTCCCATTGTCTGTCCTAATAATAAGATCGATTATAAATCACTTAGTGCCGTCGTGTCTGCGTAGATGTGCACTTAAAGTGCCACGTTGTGTGAATCTTTTCTCGCAAATTTTACATTTGTACGGTCTCTCACCGGTGTGAGTACGTCGATGCTTGATTAAATACTTTCTCGAACTAAACGCTTTCCCACAAAATTCACAAATCTCAGGTTTCTCGCCTGTGTGTATTCTAATGTGGGTCTTCATGTATTGTCTTCTTATCAATTTCCCACAAACTTCACAAGCAATTTGACTCTCGCCCGTGTGCGTCCAAAGATGTTccttataacaataactatagaaAGTCTCGAACCCACAAATATCACACTTGTACTTCTTCCTTGTACCAGGTTGACTGTGAATTTTCATGTGGCTCCTTAAATAAACTCGATTGCCGAATGATTTATGACAGATTTCACAAGTGCACGGTTTGTCGTCGGTGTGAACACTCATGTGAGTTTTCAAGGTCGCTTTCAGATAAAATCCTTTGTTGCAGATCTTACAGAACTCAGTGAACTCCTTGTTGTGACGTCTGATGTGAATTTTGAGATAATACTCGGACGTAAGCTTGGCCCCACAAACATGACAGATGTGTGGTGCACCATGAAGTGTCTTGTGTacgttcaaatattttttcttcttaaatacCTTATGACATATGTTACATTCAATCGGTCCAGAACTCGGTTCGGCTATCGATCTTTGcttcgattttaatttcgttatcttttctcgattcttttgtttctttcgttcgattaTATCCTTGCAATGTGTACGTCGATGctttatcaataacaattttttaacaaaCTTTTCACCACAATTGTCACAttcgtatttcttttcagcCATACGCAAAGCTTCTCGTGTTCTAAGTATCGATCTTTCAGTTCGGTGCACCAACAAATTCGCTTCCGTCTTGAATTCCTCATTACAGGATTCACATTGATACGTAAAATTAGAGTCGTTAGTGTTTCCTTGTTGTAGAATGATCGtagatttatcattttttgcGTCTTGCTGACGTGATGATCTCGTTCGTACTGTCGTTGCAATACTTGTATACCTGTAAAGACGAGAAAATCGATTGATAGTGGATTACGGAATAGTTATTGATTTGACTTAACGATGCCTTaaatgttacttttattaattatttctgtatctccctcccctcccccatcATCGCCCCTTCCCTTAAAATATCACTAGATGGATGCCTGTAAAAATGAGTGAAAATTCTTGTATATTTCAAAGAAGATAATTATTCGgttcgttaaattattatatcggtCAGtgtatattatccttaatatacaatttgtattattacttaCTTCGACGTATTTGAATAGTCTtcaatcgatgatgaatcttAAATCCTTTTCAGAGTATTTCCATTTCTTCGAgagactataataataatatggattcTTTTGATTGTTGTGAttgttgtaaatattataaaaaacatGTTACTTTCAATTGTCGAAAGTATTATCAAATCTTAATTGATAAGGAACTTTCTTTGgtatataatcatttaatagaaaagaatacggatgtaattttattcatgATCTTCTTTACATAAAAGCAGgtcatatacaaaatatatatgaatatatatatatatatatatatatatatatatatatatatttatctgtggaaagaaatttttctaatagtttcttttttctcgccACTTCGAAATTTTGTGTACTTTGACattaagataaatttttttgtcaaataatttatacgttttcattattattattataattattaataattatgaatgaatTTAATCAATTGAAGTTATctgtcaaataaaaataaatattattaatttaaatctatTCGTGCATTCAAAAATGTAcgacattataaatataaatattcacgaTCATAAGGCactataatttttcatttttcaggagaaaaatttattcaacaaACATTCCTATtgacgatagaataaaaaaaagtggctttgaaaaataattgattaatagcTATGGAAGTAGGAACGAAATACGAGTACACATGATTCTATATCTAATATGATAACTAGAAGCAAAATTGAGTATTAAAGGTAAATACtgtataattaaaagttaaagACAATATGGACGGCTCAACACTTGGAATAGGCCAAGTTTTAACATCAagtcaaaattattttcttaatcgcaataagaaatacaataaataatcttcaataaaaaaaaaaagacaataactTGGATAGACTTCATGATAATCATCACATAGATTACtacttatctttttccttaaaGATTCTCATAGCACGTAAAAATTGTtgctgcttttttttcttttttttttttttttaaataatttaaaataaaatacaataaatataaatatataacattatgtTTTAAACTTATTTTGTATCAGTATCAATACTATACTTTCAAGTGGTCCCTACAGTGAAAATCCGACGAATAAATTTACGTTTTCAACATGTAAcgattcaaagaaaaataacgttaaaataagagaaagcttagataatgaaattttatctaatcattattatgagACAAGATTTCGAGCCAGTCGtttagtattattttaacTCGGCAACAAAATCGTTACAGTATCCAGAGCTTGTTGTTGCTCATGTTGTTGAAGTTGTTGATACTGTTGTTGTTGCAATTCCCTTCGTTGCTGTTCCTGTTGTTGCCGTGCATTTTGTTTTGCATGAGTCTTCAAATGGGAATTCAACATGGTCTTTGAGGCAAAGGATTTGTGACAATAAGTGCAAGGATAAGGTCTGTCTCCGGTATGTCCACGCAAATGTACGACCAAAGTGGTACGTTGTGTGAATCTTTTTTCGCAGTGCGTACACTTGTGAGGTCGTTCGCCCGTATGCGTGCGTCGATGAACACTTAAATAGTTCTGTGATATAAAACCTTTTCCACAAAGATCACAAACGTGTGGTTTCTCACCGGTATGTTTACGCAAGTGTACCGTCAAATAAGTTTTACTGGAGACAGCTTTACCACAGATAGGACAGACGTATTCATTGGACGGTCCTACGTTACCATGAGTCTTCATATGCACCAATAATACTTGTTTCCTAGAGAAACGCTTATTACACAATTCGCAATGATGTTTCTTCTGAGGTGGAACATAATCGGGCTGATGTAGTTTAGCGTGTAATCTAAGACCCTGACGATATCGAAATGTGGCGTTACAAATTTCACATTGAAATGGTTTTTCGCGAGAATGCAAAAGTTGATGATCTTGATAACTATTACGTGTTGTGAAACCAAGGCCACAGATCTCGCATTGATACCTTAACTGAGGACCGTGACGTTTTTGATGAATAACGAGACTAGGTCGATGTAAAGTGACGTAATCGCAAGATTCGCAACTATAGTTCTTTTCCGGTATCGCGTGTTCCTCCTGATGTTCTATCAGTGCCAGTGAAGTTGGATAATTGCAACCACAGTGCTCGCAAACGAACGATTCGTCCGGTACCTGTTCATGACTTTGTAGATGTAAAACTAAAGTGTGCTCGTCCACGAATACGTCGCCACAGAAAGTGCATCGAAGTATTGTTTCCTCGGTCATCATTATTTCAGCATTTTCCATCTTCGCTACGTCCAATGGATCATTGATCAACGGGTTGCTGCTTTCAGGGCTAAAGAcgttttttgtttcgttgatACCGCATTGCTGTTGTTCCTGAGCCTGATGATGTATCGTGATCTTTGAGTCAAAATATctggaaagaagagagacacAAATAGGAATCAATCAATGATCTCGTTCTCCATCAATCTTTCGTACTTttgacttttcttctttaaaggGAGTCTTACGTCTTAAGCAGGATATTTACAAGGATGGTTGCCGAATACACGAAATCGTTTTCATCATTGGACTATGAAAAGCTTTGATAATTTATaccattttttgtttgtttgtgtttaatcaataatagttctcctttctctctgtgcGTACCTGTGTCTCTCTTCCCGCATTTAAAACTTGTGTACGTCGTGAGGATATGGAAAAATACTTATTTACAAatcgaggaaaagaaattgtatcTCTTACGTTatcttgtatatttatttattcatcgtAAAGAGTAGTTTAGATCTGTTTAGCCATCTATTATCACGAaactgaaaaatatttattaatagtgttaaataatatataaaactatatataacaCACGATgattgaagaaataaaacgaaaattcttttcatttctttgatATAGTAGATATCCTAGATACGAGTGATTACCATTAGTCGATAATCGCAAGTGACTTTACCGACGCGCATTTTAACAGTAGAAcacttccttttctatttttattattaaaatttatgattc from Vespa crabro chromosome 6, iyVesCrab1.2, whole genome shotgun sequence encodes the following:
- the LOC124424848 gene encoding zinc finger protein 557-like isoform X2, which translates into the protein MRTTPRSSPALVERVFASTGAAFASRAGVLHGKMSSLDYLDLCRLCLVKDRVSVPIFEGEGDVRQIFLKITACLPVKVDREDKLPKKICDDCVYKVELFYQFWNTSVNAEKQLLQWLGEVGLEEKPDYVTNVLNQNVMKPDPSGGNRLDGSMMQQVSGHQNNMGIGMMDNISLSMPMMMSTTNQQQITSVPMDASGSSVQEMPGTSTQSTHEQITQSQTNTSNQHEEEEESSEEEENSEDECDGEEGLPVKEESEEDPNNSRVIEPTTFVNVSLACDEAGPSGLQQQKVTEMPEMAMQQSTDGDPKSGYTSIATTVRTRSSRQQDAKNDKSTIILQQGNTNDSNFTYQCESCNEEFKTEANLLVHRTERSILRTREALRMAEKKYECDNCGEKFVKKLLLIKHRRTHCKDIIERKKQKNREKITKLKSKQRSIAEPSSGPIECNICHKVFKKKKYLNVHKTLHGAPHICHVCGAKLTSEYYLKIHIRRHNKEFTEFCKICNKGFYLKATLKTHMSVHTDDKPCTCEICHKSFGNRVYLRSHMKIHSQPGTRKKYKCDICGFETFYSYCYKEHLWTHTGESQIACEVCGKLIRRQYMKTHIRIHTGEKPEICEFCGKAFSSRKYLIKHRRTHTGERPYKCKICEKRFTQRGTLSAHLRRHDGTK
- the LOC124424848 gene encoding zinc finger protein 658B-like isoform X1, whose product is MRTTPRSSPALVERVFASTGAAFASRAGVLHGKMSSLDYLDLCRLCLVKDRVSVPIFEGEGDVRQIFLKITACLPVKVDREDKLPKKICDDCVYKVELFYQFWNTSVNAEKQLLQWLGEVGLEEKPDYVTNVLNQNVMKPDPSGGNRLDGSMMQQVSGHQNNMGIGMMDNISLSMPMMMSTTNQQQITSVPMDASGSSVQEMPGTSTQSTHEQITQSQTNTSNQHEEEEESSEEEENSEDECDGEEGLPVKEESEEDPNNSRVIEPTTFVNVSLACDEAGPSGLQQQKVTEMPEMAMQQSTDGDPKSGYFDSKITIHHQAQEQQQCGINETKNVFSPESSNPLINDPLDVAKMENAEIMMTEETILRCTFCGDVFVDEHTLVLHLQSHEQVPDESFVCEHCGCNYPTSLALIEHQEEHAIPEKNYSCESCDYVTLHRPSLVIHQKRHGPQLRYQCEICGLGFTTRNSYQDHQLLHSREKPFQCEICNATFRYRQGLRLHAKLHQPDYVPPQKKHHCELCNKRFSRKQVLLVHMKTHGNVGPSNEYVCPICGKAVSSKTYLTVHLRKHTGEKPHVCDLCGKGFISQNYLSVHRRTHTGERPHKCTHCEKRFTQRTTLVVHLRGHTGDRPYPCTYCHKSFASKTMLNSHLKTHAKQNARQQQEQQRRELQQQQYQQLQQHEQQQALDTVTILLPS
- the LOC124424857 gene encoding zinc finger protein OZF-like — its product is MELSKHENDELENIENEEIMMNDPLRYSTKTRKIYCKSDIQRNERDTRYHSKCSSNRKYSTIYQCDVCGKKFRKKFQLHKHKYEHENKSEESMEYDNRCEECGRVFLNEKKLHKHMIKAHQQEKPYQCALCGKCFKTEEFLKTHLKQHNKRFTCDICGVSKVSGYDLRLHKKKHNQEYVTHCEICGKGFYTNQTLERHLLTHTGEKPFICKICNTPYASAAYLNMHIKSHGQREKHKCNICNFESYWKAALKVHLKIHSGENQITCEICGKSVSSKTYLQIHMRIHSGEKPHVCEVCGKAFSVRKYLVVHLRTHTGEKPYECKVCQKRFTQQGSLNSHMKSHNENK